In the Acanthopagrus latus isolate v.2019 chromosome 23, fAcaLat1.1, whole genome shotgun sequence genome, one interval contains:
- the LOC119014555 gene encoding disintegrin and metalloproteinase domain-containing protein 11-like isoform X2 — MLHDKMGNTSVAHTRTNVDSYHCIFMSHLLSSEYVERNFNQDGRPSQSVGGEHCYYQGRLRGLPESWAALSTCHGLCGMFSDGFFSYGIEPIHNGSNQDDGAHLIRRMPDIRLSPHCKDCAEDSQWESRGGDSDEDRPDQMMEQQASGGLKRSKRFVRKPSVQTETKYIELMVVNDNDMFVQLRRSSSQTKNFAKAVVNMADAIYKEQLNTRIVLVAMETWSSKNMMPVMEDPLITLQNFMKYRKDNIREQSDVVHLFSGRTFHSSRSGTAYTGGVCSLTRGGGINEYGNVGAMAITLCQSLGQNIGMRWNNARNSAGDCRCPDAWLGCIMEDTGYYLPRKFSRCSVDEYIQFLIQGGGSCLFNKPNKLLDPPECGNGFVEPGEECDCGSQVECARSGGACCKKCTLTHDAMCSNGLCCSLCKYERRGVVCRDAVNDCDIPETCTGDSSQCPHNVHKLDGYMCDSSQGRCYGGRCRTRDGQCRGLWGYNSADRFCYEKLNAEGTEKGNCGPGPEGQGWLQCNKPDVLCGFLFCANVTMKPKFGDLQGEVTSFTLYHQNKYLDCRGGHALLEDGSDLGYVEDGTPCGPNMMCLERRCLPVAAFNLSSCSGSNFGRICSDHGTCSNEVKCICDRDYTGKDCSVFDPIPEPTVQPGPEKKDLVEDKMAVCLSVSVSRLLLSSSSHCVVSTSEKRGTKKEKKKSSTPVPESFQTSSDYHFLHGPVCPSCPSSRLAPSSSGPVELVSPYQPNHTHVAAASGLLRIVSGPRPERAGGSPCGRHRGLPSVPWLQECASISVYVFSHIPDSLTKNISTVDQFNKRHVFPMPACLPACTENSIGHQQVNAGLAHRLADRLKIKSKELNRLLFC, encoded by the exons GGAGGAGAGCACTGCTACTACCAGGGAAGGTTAAGAGGTTTACCAGAATCCTGGGCAGCACTCTCCACCTGCCACGGCCTGTG TGGCATGTTCTCTGACGGCTTCTTCTCTTACGGAATCGAGCCCATTCACAATGGGAGCAACCAG GACGATGGCGCTCACTTAATCCGCAGGATGCCTGATATCAGACTTTCCCCACACTGCAAAG ACTGTGCAGAGGACAGCCAGTGGGAAAGCAGAGGAGGTGACAGTGATGAAGACAGACCAGACCAAATGATGGAGCAGCAGGCGTCTGGGGGGTTGAAGCGATCCAAGAGATTTGTTCGCAAGCCCTCCGTCCAGACTGAGACCAAATATATTGAGTTGATGGTGGTCAACGACAATGACATG TTTGTACAGCTGCGTCGCTCAAGCAGCCAAACCAAGAACTTTGCCAAAGCAGTGGTCAACATGGCAGATGCG aTCTACAAGGAGCAGCTGAACACGAGGATCGtgctggttgccatggagaccTGGTCCTCTAAAAATATGATGCCAGTCATGGAAGATCCATTGATAACACTGCAGAACTTCATGAAATACAGGAAGGACAAcatcagagagcagagtgaCGTCGTCCATCTTTTCTC AGGGCGGACATTTCACAGTAGCCGCAGTGGGACAGCCTACACAGGAGGAGTGTGCTCTTTAACAAGGGGAGGAGGAATTAATGAG TACGGGAATGTCGGTGCAATGGCCATCACGTTGTGCCAAAGTCTTGGCCAAAACATCGGCATGAGATGGAACAACGCGCGCAACTCTGCAG GTGACTGCAGGTGCCCAGATGCCTGGCTGGGCTGCATCATGGAAGACACAGG aTACTATCTGCCCAGAAAGTTTTCTCGCTGCAGTGTCGATGAGTACATCCAGTTCTTGATCCAGGGGGGTGGAAGCTGCCTCTTCAACAAGCCCAACAAG CTGTTGGACCCTCCAGAGTGTGGGAATGGTTTTGTGGAGCCAGGAGAAGAGTGTGATTGTGGATCCCAGGTG GAGTGTGCACGTAGTGGAGGAGCCTGCTGTAAGAAGTGCACACTTACCCATGATGCCATGTGCAGTAACGgactgtgctgcagtttgtgtaAG TATGAGCGGAGGGGTGTGGTTTGCCGAGACGCTGTAAACGACTGTGACATCCCAGAGACCTGCACCGGAGACTCGAGCCAG TGTCCTCATAATGTCCACAAGCTGGATGGTTACATGTGTGATAGCAGTCAG GGCCGCTGTTACGGTGGGCGATGCAGGACTCGTGACGGACAGTGTAGGGGACTCTGGGGTTATA ATTCAGCAGACAGGTTTTGTTATGAGAAGCTGAATGCTGAGGGAACAGAGAAAGGCAACTGTGGTCCAGGTCCTGAAGGCCAAGGTTGGCTGCAGTGCAACAAGCC GGATGTCTTATGTGGCTTCCTCTTCTGTGCCAACGTGACGATGAAGCCAAAGTTCGGAGATCTGCAGGGTGAGGTGACCAGCTTCACACTCTACCACCAGAACAAGTACCTGGACTGCAG AGGTGGCCATGCTCTCCTGGAGGACGGCTCAGACCTGGGCTACGTGGAGGACGGCACTCCCTGCGGTCCAAACATGATGTGTCTGGAGCGACGCTGCCTCCCTGTGGCCGCGTTCAACCTCAGCAGCTGTTCGGGATCCAACTTCGGACGCATCTGTTCTGACCACGGG ACCTGCAGTAATGAGGTGAAGTGTATCTGTGACAGGGACTACACGGGGAAGGACTGCAGTGTCTTTGACCCCATCCCTGAGCCGACAGTCCAGCCGGGCCCAGAGAAGAAAG ATCTGGTGGAGGATAAGATggctgtctgtctttctgtctctgtgtcccgTCTactcctgtcttcctcctcgcACTGTGTCGTTTCCACATCGGAGAAGAGGggaactaaaaaagaaaaaaaaaagtcttccaCACCAGTCCCAGAATCTTTCCAAACCTCTTCCGATTATCATTTCCTCCACGGTCCCGTCTGCCCCTCTTGTCCGTCCTCACGCCtggctccttcctcctctgggcCTGTGGAGCTCGTCTCACCATACCAGCCAAATCATACTCACGTGGCTGCTGCCAGCGGGCTGCTGAGGATTGTGTCCGGGCCACGCCCAGAGCGAGCAGGTGGCTCTCCCTGTGGGAGACACCGGGGTCTTCCTTCAGTCCCTTGGCTCCAAGAATGTGCTTCGATATCTGTGTACGTCTTTTCTCACATCCCGGACAGTCTGACGAAGAACATATCAACGGTGGACCAATTTAATAAGAGACATGTCTTTCCaatgcctgcctgcctgcctgcctgcacagAAAACTCAATTGGCCACCAACAGGTAAATGCTGGACTAGCACACAGACTCGCTGATAGACTGAAAATAAAGTCAAAGGAGCTGAATCGTCTCCTTTTTTGTTAA
- the p3h4 gene encoding endoplasmic reticulum protein SC65: MGSTLKYAFILKVMTGSLYFQPPVSQGFRSLRAGRHEHSLVKKEEVSRSIQNTTSLLPEPVEVTMLLSSLCVALLLPVMAPVDAQYETYSFKSFPQKDIMPLDTAYGHALEQYGAQNWAESIKYLELSLRLHRLLRDSEAFCGRNCSSVSRDNDTLSADSSLRLMRHILLRAACLKKCKADFSVFSVSYPRRDVLETFEQRVPYRYIQYAHYQMNNLEKAVAAAHTFLKKNPTDPYLTKNMNYYKTLFDVEEYLIDHEEQPYESVFLKSVTLYNSGDFSNSARNMEQAITQYYEIYASCLAGCEGSYEILEFKDFYPTLADLYTDVLRCQVKCEEQLTPSVGGFFVEKFVATMYHYLQFSYYKLNDVKNAAPCAASYLLFDPKDQVMLQNVQYYRFYREQWGLEEKDFEPRPEALRYFNTTTKQKEMLEFALNYLQTDDEDEVSPEEVANTQSEHPDAEFEGVGDYEESFLAEWWQEPKTKWDTGEAAD; this comes from the exons ATGGGTTCGACGTTGAAGtacgcttttattttgaaagtgatGACCGGAAGTCTGTACTTCCAGCCTCCAGTCTCACAGGGTTTTCGCAGCCTACGTGCAGGCAGACATGAGCATTCCCTGGTGAAGAAGGAGGAAGTTTCCAGATCCATTCAAAACACGACCAGTCTCCTGCCGGAGCCGGTGGAGGTGACGATGCTCCTGAGCAGCCTGTGTGTGGCCCTTCTCCTCCCGGTTATGGCCCCGGTTGACGCTCAGTATGAGACGTACAGCTTTAAAAGTTTCCCTCAGAAGGACATCATGCCGCTGGACACCGCGTACGGACACGCACTGGAGCAGTACGGAGCGCAGAACTGGGCAGAGAGCATCAAATACCTGGAGCTCAGCCTGCGGCTCCACCGGCTCCTGCGGGACAGCGAGGCGTTCTGCGGCCGCAACTGCAGCTCCGTGAGCCGGGACAACGACACCCTGTCCGCCGACAGCAGCCTGCGCCTCATGCGCCACATCCTGCTGAGGGCTGCGTGTCTGAAAAAGTGCAAAGCGGATTTTTCAGTGTTCAGCGTCTCGTACCCGCGGAGGGATGTGCTGGAAACTTTCGAGCAGAGGGTGCCGTATCGGTACATACAGTACGCGCACTACCAG ATGAACAACCTGGAGAAGGCTGTGGCGGCGGCCCACACCTTCCTGAAGAAGAACCCGACCGACCCCTACCTGACCAAGAACATGAACTACTACAAGACGCTGTTCGACGTGGAGGAATATCTCATCGACCACGAGGAGCAGCCGTACGAA AGCGTCTTCCTGAAGAGCGTGACGCTCTACAACAGCGGAGACTTCAGCAACAGCGCCCGAAACATGGAGCAGGCCATCACGCAGTACTATGAAATATACGCCAGCTGCCTGGCCGGCTGCGAGGGCTCATACGAGATCTTAGAGTTCAAAGACTTCTACCCCACCCTGGCAG ACCTCTACACTGACGTGCTGAGGTGTCAGGTAAAATGTGAGGAGCAGCTGACACCCAGCGTCGGGGGCTTCTTCGTGGAGAAGTTTGTAGCCACCATGTATCACTACCTCCAGTTCTCCTACTATAAAC TGAACGATGTAAAGAACGCTGCCCCGTGCGCAGCCAGCTACCTGCTGTTCGACCCGAAAGACCAGGTGATGCTGCAGAACGTGCAGTACTATCGCTTCTACCGCGAGCAGTGGGGACTCGAGGAAAAGGACTTTGAGCCTCGGCCC GAGGCTCTGAGGTATTTTAACACGACAACGAAGCAGAAGGAGATGCTGGAATTTGCACTGAACTACCTACAAACAGACGATGAG GATGAGGTAAGTCCAGAAGAAGTGGCCAACACTCAGTCCGAGCATCCTGACGCCGAGTTTGAGGGTGTGGGAGACTACGAGGAGTCCTTCCTGGCTGAGTGGTGGCAGGAACCTAAAACCAAGTGGGACACCGGAGAGGCCGCAGACTGA
- the fkbp10a gene encoding peptidyl-prolyl cis-trans isomerase FKBP10, with the protein MDLLVCVLLFVLHVAAVTCTPGPLVDIVVDRYDIPKVCPREVQTEDFVRYHFNGTFHEDGKKFDSSHDRGKAFISQVGLGRLITGMDRGLQGMCVNERRRITVPPHLAYGSVGTGGVIPPDAVLVFDVLLLDIWNAEDKVQIRTLSKPASCNRTSVVSDYIRYHYNGTLLSGEAFDSSYSRNASYDTYLGQGYLIKGMDEGLLGMCVGEKRIIIIPPFLAYGENGSGTRIPPQATLVFEVLLVDLFNPKDDLMVQVKEVPEGCIRRTKTGDYIRYHYNGTFQDGSPFDSSYQRNSTYNTYIGMGYVIRGIDKALQGLCIGEKRRVIVPPHMAYGEEGVGDLIPGSAVLVFDIHVIDFHNPNDPVHIKVTHKPEGCSVKSETDDLIQYRYNCSLMDGTLLYSSDKLDSPSFTTLGTNNVISGLEKGLSGMCEGERREVIVPPHWGHGENGAGGVPGSAVLFFELELVELQKGVPEGYMFVWLGDSPNPLFPAMDLNGDNEVPLEEFSEFLMLQVKEGKGRLRPGTDADTIIKDMFNNQDRNEDGKIVEDELKLKTDEESERMKRDEL; encoded by the exons ATGGATCTGTTAGTATGTGTGCTTTTATTCGTCCTCCATGTCGCGGCGGTGACCTGCACACCGGGGCCGTTAGTGGACATTGTCGTCGATCGGTACGACATTCCGAAAGTTTGTCCCCGAGAGGTGCAAACTGAAGACTTCGTCCGCTATCACTTCAACGGCACCTTCCACGAAGACGGGAAAAAGTTCGACTCCAG TCATGACCGAGGCAAAGCCTTCATCAGCCAGGTCGGCCTGGGCCGACTCATCACCGGGATGGACCGCGGCCTTCAGGGCATGTGTGTCAATGAGCGCAGGAGGATCACAGTCCCTCCTCACCTGGCCTATGGAAGTGTTGGAACag GTGGTGTAATTCCTCCTGAcgctgtgttggtgtttgatGTCCTCCTGCTGGACATATGGAACGCTGAGGACAAGGTCCAGATCCGCACACTCAGCAAACCTGCTAGCTGCAACCGCACCTCTGTGGTATCAGATTACATCCGTTACCACTATAACGGCACCCTGCTGTCCGGTGAGGCCTTCGACTCCAG TTACTCGAGGAATGCAAGCTATGACACCTACCTGGGGCAGGGCTACCTCATCAAAGGCATGGACGAGGGCCTTTTGGGCATGTGTGTCGGGGAGAAGaggatcatcatcatcccaCCCTTCCTGGCATACGGAGAGAACGGCTCTG GAACTCGGATCCCTCCTCAGGCGACTCTGGTGTTCGAGGTGCTGTTGGTGGATTTGTTCAACCCGAAGGATGATCTGATGGTGCAGGTGAAGGAGGTTCCTGAAGGCTGCATCCGCAGGACGAAGACCGGAGATTACATCCGTTACCACTACAACGGAACCTTCCAGGATGGTTCGCCCTTTGACTCGAG CTACCAGAGAAACAGCACCTACAACACTTACATCGGCATGGGGTATGTGATCAGAGGGATTGACAAAGCCCTGCAGGGGCTGTGCataggagagaagagaagggtTATCGTCCCTCCTCACATGGCCTATGGCGAGGAAGGAGTAG GAGACCTCATTCCTGGCTCTGCCGTGTTGGTCTTTGACATTCACGTCATTGATTTCCACAACCCCAACGACCCCGTCCATATCAAAGTCACCCACAAGCCTGAGGGATGCAGCGTGAAGAGTGAAACCGACGATTTGATTCAGTATCGTTACAATTGCTCCTTGATGGACGGGACCCTGCTGTACTCCTC GGACAAGCTCGATTCGCCTTCCTTCACGACTCTCGGCACAAACAACGTGATCTCAGGTCTGGAGAAAGGTTTGAGTGGcatgtgtgagggagagaggagggaggtgatcGTTCCGCCGCACTGGGGACACGGTGAAAACGGAG CTGGCGGAGTCCCTGGGAGTGCAGTGCTCTTCTTTGAGCTGGAGCTAGTGGAGCTGCAGAAGGGCGTGCCTGAAGgctacatgtttgtttggctggGAGACAGCCCCAACCCCCTCTTTCCTGCTATGGACCTCAACGGTGACAATGAAGTTCCTCTAGAAGAG TTTTCAGAATTCCTCATGCTCCAAGTCAAAGAGGGCAAAGGTCGTCTTCGCCCAGGGACCGATGCAGATACCATCATTAAGGACATGTTCAATAACCAGGACCGCAATGAAGATGGGAAGATCGTAGAAGACGAACTGAAACTTAAGACGGATGAGGAGTCTGAACGAATGAAACGAGATGAGCTGTGA
- the LOC119013919 gene encoding cytosolic 5'-nucleotidase 3-like encodes MAADLKKMIPELSNTSVCMRDPERVQDILQSMVKAGSNTVQVISDFDMTLTRFAYNGKRCPTCHNILDNSKLIDSDCKEQLKELLNTYYPIEIDSSRSVEEKLPLMVEWWTKAHELLVQQEIKKDMLAVAVRESEAMLREGYQLFFDHLHEHSIPLLIFSAGIGDILEEVIRQAGVFHSNVKVFSNYMDFDESGVLRAFKGELIHIYNKREGALLNTGHFKELRTRPNVVLLGDSLGDLTMADGVQDMENILKIGFLNDKVDERKQSYLDSYDIVLVKDETLEVPNAVLLYLTGNK; translated from the exons ATGGCTGCAGACTTAAAGAAGATG ATTCCTGAGCTGTCCAACACGTCAGTGTGTATGAGGGACCCTGAGAGGGTACAGGATATCCTCCAGTCCATGGTGAAGGCTGGCTCCAACACCGTGCAG GTGATCTCAGATTTTGACATGACCCTAACGAGATTTGCCTACAATGGAAAAAGGTGTCCTACCTGCCACA ATATTCTCGACAACAGCAAACTTATCGACAGCGACTGCAAAGAACAG ctgaaggagctgctcaACACATACTACCCAATAGAGATCGACTCATCACGGTCAGTAGAGGAAAAGCTGCCCCTGATGGTGGAGTG GTGGACTAAAGCCCATGAACTGCTGGTACAGCAGGAGATTAAGAAAGACATGCTGGCTGTGGCAGTGCGGGAGTCCGAAGCCATGCTGAG GGAGGGCTACCAGCTCTTCTTCGACCACCTGCATGAGCACAGTATCCCTCTGCTCATCTTCTCTGCTGGGATAGGAGACATCCTTGAAGAGGTGATTCGCCAGGCTGGGGTCTTCCACTCCAACGTCAAAGTCTTCTCCAACTACATGGACTTTGATGAATCT GGAGTGTTGAGGGCTTTCAAGGGAGAGCTGATCCACATCTACAATAAAAGGGAAGGTGCACTGCTGAACACCGGCCATTTCAAGGAGCTGCGGACGCGGCCTAATGTGGTACTGCTGGGAGACTCTCTGGGGGACCTGACCATGGCTGACGGGGTGCAGGACATGGAAAATATCCTTAAGATTGGCTTTCTCAATGACAAg GTGGATGAGAGGAAGCAATCTTACTTGGACTCATATGACATTGTGTTGGTAAAAGATGAGACCTTGGAAGTCCCCAACGCAGTCCTGCTCTACCTCACTGGCAATAAGTGA